GTGTTGTTCGGCTTCTCGGAGGCGTTCGGCAACTCGTGGCACGGCCTCATCGGCAATCCCTTCCAGTATGCCGGATTGAAGGGGCTGGCCACGGCCCAGTTCGGCACCATCCCGGCCTTCGCCTTCGTCGGCTTCCAGGCCGCGTTCGCCATCCTGGCCGTCGCGCTCATCTCGGGCGCGGTGGCAGACCGGATGAAGTTCGGCGCCTGGTGCCTGTTTGCGGCCTTCTGGAGCGTGCTGGTCTACTTCCCGGCCGCCCACTGGGTGTTCGCGTTTGACGGCTATGCCGCCGACAAGGGCGGTTGGATCGCCAACTCGCTGAAGGTCTTCGACTTCGCCGGTGGCACCGCCATCCACATCAATGCCGGCGCGGCAGCGCTGGCCCTGGCCATCGTGCTGGGCACCCGCAAGGGCTTCGGCACCCGCCCGATGCGTCCGCACAACCTCACCCTGGTGATGCTCGGCGCGGCCGGCCTGTGGTTCGGCTGGTTCGGTTTCAACGCCGGTTCGGCACTCGGCGCCAATGGCACCGCCTCCCTTGCCTGGACGAACACCCTGGCCGCCACCTGCGCCGCCATGAGCGCCTGGGCCCTGACCGAGCGCATCCGCGACGGACACGCCACCAGCCTTGGTGCCGCCTCCGGCGTGGTGGCCGGCCTGGTGGCCATCACCCCCGCCTGCGCCACGGTGAGCCCACTGGACGCCCTGGCGATCGGCGTCCTGGCCGGCGTCGGCTGCTGCTACGCAGTGGGCTTGAAGTACAAGCTCGGCTACGACGACTCGCTCGACGTGGTGGGCGTGCACCTGGTGGGTGGCATCATCGGCACCCTGGCGGTCGGCCTGTTCTGCAAGGCGGACCTCACCAACGGCATCAACGGCCTGTTCTACGGCGGCGGATTCGAGCAGCTCGGACGCCAGGCCCTCGGCGCGGTAGCCATGTTCGCCTTCTCGTTCATCGTCAGCTCGCTCATCGCGCTGGTGATCAAGAAGACCATCGGCATCCGCGTCAGCAATGAGGTGGAGTACGGCGGCATGGACATCTCGCAGCACGCCGAGATCGGCTACGACCTGAGCATCATCGGCTACTCGTCGACCAAGAGCGTGCGCCGCACGATCATCGTGCCGCCCGACGCCTCGAGCCTCACCGACAAGCCCGCCCGCACCCAGGAAGAGGCCTCCGCATGAAGCTCATCACCGCAATCATCCAGCCCGATGTGCTGGAGGACGTCGAGATCGCCCTGGCCCAGGCCGGTGCCTCCGGAATGACCGTCTCCGAAGTGAGCGGCTACGGCCGCCAGCGCGGGCACACCGAGGTCTACCGCGGAGCCGAGTACACGATCGACTTCATCGCCAAGGTGCGCATCGAGATCCTGGCCGCCGAGGCCGAGGTGGAGGGCATCATCTCGATCATCTGCGAGTCGGCCCGCACCGGCAATGTCGGCGACGGCAAGGTCTGGTCGTCCACCGTGGAGGACGTGGTGCGCATCAGGACCGGCGAGCGCGGGGCCGAGGCCCTGTGATGACCACCGTCACCCGCGTGCGCCGGGCATTGCACACATAAACCCCCGATCGTTTCCTTGCGATCACATGAGCAGTTGGCCCGTCCTGATTGATCAGGACGGGCCAACTGTGTGTGTGGGACGGGTTCGGGCTCACGCAGCGCCACGGCCTCACGCAGCGCCGCAGCATCAGCCGACACGGAATCAGCCGGCCCGAACTCCCCGCACCCGGAAATCACCACTGAGTGGGCAGTTGTGCGGCGTCATTGCCGCACAGGTGTCCACCTAAGGACGTCCACCCGAAAGGCAACCGTGCCCATTCAAGGGGCGAACCAGCTGGAGCTGGTGACGGACCGAGCCGGCGACACGGGCACCCGGCAGGGCCACGCCGACGCGCGATCCAAAGATGGGGAGGACCTCTGCAGGGTAGACGACGTAAAGGTCCTCCCCATCCCGCGTCGACCAGGCGCCGACGGCCCTATCGGGGCACTGAGTGGATGGTTTCGACGCGTCTGATCACCACAACCCTCCACTGGGTGGAGAACTGGAGGAGAGAACCCGTGGACAGGGGGACGCCGTCGGCCGCACTCGGCCCGAACTCACCGCACCCGGAAATCACCACTGGGTGGGCAGTCGTGCGGCGTCATTGCCGCACAGGTGTCCACTTAAGGACGTCCACCCAGGGATGCCCACCCGGACAGCAACCGTGTCCGCCCGGGGAGTGCCCCCAAGGAAACCGGTGAACAGGGGCCGGGCGCGGCCCGACACAGCGACCCACGATGGGCCCCACGGACGGCCGGGGCCGACGGGTCCTGCCCGCCAGCAGCGCCCTACTGCCCGTGCAGATGCATGACCACCTGGGCGGCGGTGTCGGTGCCGGAACGCACCGCACCCTCCATGTAGCCATTGAACTTGCTGGCGTATTCGGCGCCGGCGAAGTGGACGCGTCCGAAGCGCGCACCCAGCTGCTGGCCGGTCACGCTCCACAGTCCGGGCGCGAAATGGGCGCCATGGGAGCCCTTCGTGAACGGATCGGCACCCCAGTCGTGGTCGAGGTATTCCAGCGGCGTGGCGGCCTGCTCGCCGAAGACGGTGACCAGCGCGTCACGGAAGACCCGCTCGCGCATGCTGGCGGAGAACTTGGTGAGGGTGGCCGCCTCGGCCCCCTCGAAGAAGCCCATCAGGATGCCGCGCTCACTGGCCGGATCGGAGGTGTCGAAGGTGACGCGCACCGGACCGTCGTCGGCGGCCATCTGGCCCGACAGGCCGGCGTCGCGCCACCAGGGGCGTTCGAACAGCATGTGGCACTTGATGATCGCCCCGGCCGGGGTCTTCTGCACGGTCTCGTAGCGCCAGGGGTCCAGCTGCGGCGCCCACACGAGGTCCTTGGCCAGCCACGGCGGCACCGACAGCACGGCGGTGCGGGCCCGGATCTGCTCGCCCTCGGAGGTGACCACGACCACCGCGTCGTCCTCCTGGTCGATGGTGACCACCGGAGTGGACAACCGCACCCTGCCCTCGAGCTGGGCGGCCATCCGTTCGGCCAGCTGGAGCACGCCGTCCACCAGGCGCACCTGGCCGATGTCGCCATTGGTGGCGATCAGGTTCTCCATGTCGACGCCGGCACGCACATGGGTGAGCACATCGCCCAGCGTCGTGTCGGACAGCGGGCCGTGCACCACGGCGCGCAGGGCCCCGCGCAGGTCGCGCTGCGCCGAGGGGGTGCGCAGGTTGGCGGTGAGCCAGCGTTCCATCGGCTGGTCGAGCCAGGCGGTGTTGGCCCCCGCCCAAGCCGGATCACTGACGGTGCGCTCGGCCAGCCGGCGCAGCCGCAGCACGCCCTGGCCCAGGTCGGCGGCGGCGAAGGGAGTGCGGTGGGAATGCTCGTCGGGTGACTGCTCCACGGCCCGCACATCGCCCTGCTGCACCACCAGCAGCTTGCCGGGGTTGGCCGGCATGGTTGCGGCAGCGGCCTCGTCGATCAGCTCGAGCATGCGGTCGTGGTTGGGGAACACCCACTGCCCGCCCTGCTCCACCAGCTCGCCGCTGGAGAAGCGCGCATTGTCGACGCGCCCCCCGATGCGGTCGCGGGCCTCCAACACCATGACGTCATGGCCGCGCCGGACCAGCTGCGTTGCGACGGTGAGCCCGCCGAAACCGGCTCCCACTATCAGGCAATCAAGCACGAAGCTTCCCCCACTCGATGCGTCCAGGCCTCCATGGCCTCCTTGCTGACTCTACAGAGCCGACGCGTTACCGCCGAGCTCGGGGTGACACGAACACAGGCGGCGGACCCGGCCACGCACTGCGTGCCGAACCCGCCGCCTGTTATCGCCCGGAGGATGGAACCGGGTGTCGAACTCAGCCCTTCTCGGCCCGCAACTCCTGGGTGATCGTGTCGTCCAGGTGGGCACGCCCACGCACGGCGAACCAGCCGATCGCCAGGATGACGAACCAGATCGGCGTCACCACAAGGGCCTTCAGTGTGTCGGGCTGCTGGGTGAGCACCCAGATCACGAACGCGAAGAAGGCCAGCACCACCCAGCACATCACGCGTCCGCCCGGCATGGCGTAGGTGGTGGAGGCGTGCAGATCGGGCCTCTTGGCGCGGTAGCGCAGGTAGCTCACCAGGATGAGGCCCCACACGAAGATGAACAGCACCGACGAGACGGTGGTCACCAGGGTGAAGGCCTCGATCACCGAGTTCGACATGGTGAGCAGCAGGCTGGAGCTGACCAGCACGACGGTGACGAACAGGCCGCTGGCCGGCACCCCGTGGCGGGTGAGCCTGCCGAAGGCGTTGGGGGCCATGCCCTTGTGCGACAGGCCGTAGAGCATCCGTGAGGTGGAGTAGATGCCCGAGTTGGCGCTCGAGGCGGCCGAGGTGAGCACCACGAAGTTCATCACGGTGGCCGCGGCGCCGAAGCCGACCAGGCCGAACAGGTTGACGAACGGCGACACCGCCGGGTTCACCTGGCTCCAGGGCGTGACGCACATGATGGCGGCCAGCGCCACGACGTAGAACATGAGCACCCGCACCGGCACCGCGTTGATGGCCTTCGGCAGCGTCTTGAGCGGGTTCTTCGTCTCGGCGGCGGTGGTGCCCACCAGCTCGATGCCCACATAGGCGAAGACGGCGATCTGGAAGCCGGCCAGGAAGCCGTTCATGCCCTTGGGGAAGACGCCACCGTCATTCCACAGGTTGGCCAGCGAGGCCTTGACGCCGTCGGGGGCGGTGAAGCCGATGACCACCAACACCACGGCCAACACGATGAGCCCCAGGATCGCGACGATCTTGATCAGCGCGAACCAGAACTCCAATTCGCCGAAGAGGCGCACGGTGAGCAGGTTGAGCACGAACAGCAGGGCCAGCGTGGCCACCGACAGGATGATCGACCAGGTCTCGTTCTTCAACCAGAAATCCCAATAACTGGTGAAGGCGATCACATCCGCCATGCCGGTGACCACCCAGCACAGCCAATATGTCCAGCCGGCGAAGAACCCCGCCCAGGGACCCAGCAGGTCGGCGGCAAAGTCCTGGAAGCTCTTGTAATTCAGGTTCGACAGGAGCAGCTCGCCCATCGCCCGCATCACGAAATAGAGCATGACGCCGATGATCAGGTACACCAGCATGATGCTGGGCCCCGCGGTGTGGATGGTCTTGCCGGAACCCATGAACAGGCCAGTGCCGATGGCGCCGCCAATGGCGATCAGCTGGACGTGCCGGTTACCCAGGGCTCGGTGCAGGTGTTGATCGTCATTGTCCTGATCGCCATGGTGGCGATCCGACACGACGGCGTTGGTTTCACTCATGGGATCAACCTTCCCGGATGGATTCGGGGCCAGGCCTGTCTGCCCCCGACCCGGCGCACATTACATGTCACCCCAACCCCCGCAGGGGGAATCCGAAAAATAGTGGCAACTGTCACAAAGTTGTCACCTGTGGGAGTAATCCGCCGGCGTGCAATCACGCCGTGACAACGCATGCCATACACGGATCACAGCGACCTTGCAGCCGTGCAACAGCTGGTGGGACGAGGCTGCTTGGCGTCCCCCAGAAGAAAGGAAACACGCGCATGCTCATGACCTTTGCGCGCCGCGAACTAGGCAGGCGGCGACGCCAGACGATCATCGTCGCACTGGGCCTTGCCATTGCGGTGGCACTACTGATGGTGGTCCATTCCGTGTCGTCGGGTGTGAGCCGGGCGCAGTCCGAGGTGCTGTCCTCCGTGTACGGAGTGGGCACCGACATCACGGTGACCCAGAAATCGACCCAACAGCCCGGGCAGGGCTTCGACATGGCCCCCGGCGCGCAGGACGCCAACGGCAACACCTCGGTGTCGTCGACCACCGTGCGCACCACGCGGGGCACCGAGGCCTTCGACGCCTCGCAGCTGGCCACCGTGCAGGGCGTGCAGGGCGTGGCCGGCGCCACCGCCGTGCTGAACCTCGAGCAGACCACCTTCGACGGCCAGATCGGCTCGTCGGGCAGCGCATCATCCAGTTCATCGGGCAGCTCGTCATCGGCCAGTGCCTCGCCCTCGGCGTCGGCCAGCTCGGGAACCAGCCGCGGCGCGATGGGTGGTGGCCGGATGAACCTCAACCAGACCACCATCACCGGCGTTGAACCCGGCGCGACGCTCGGGCCCCTGTCGACATTGAGCGTCAGCAGTGGACGCGCGCTGGCCACCAGCGACGACGGCAACGACGTCGCCCTGGTGTCGAGCGACTATGCGAGCCAGCACAATGTGGCGGTCGGCGGCACCATCTCGGTGGCCAACAAGGACGTGAGCGTGGTCGGCATCGTCACGTCGAGCTCGTCGAGCAGCATCTCGGAGGTGTACCTGCCGCTGAAGACGGCGCAGGCGCTGTCGGACAACACCGACAAGATCAGCGAGATCCTGGTGCAGGCCTCCGACTCGAACCAGGTGTCCACGGTCGCCTCAGCGCTCACCAAGGCGCTGCCGTCGGCCACCGTGTCGACCCAGGAGGCGCTGGCCCAGTCGGTGAGCGGTTCGCTCGGCTCGGCGTCGAAGCTGATCAGCTCGCTGGGCACCTGGCTGTCGATCGGCGTGGTGGTGGTGGCCTTCGGCCTGGCCGTGCTGTTCACGGTGAGCGGGGTGAACCAGCGCACGCGTGACTTCGGCACCCTGAAGGCGCTGGGTTGGTCGCGGCGACGCATCGTGGGCCAGGTGGCCACCGAGTCGTTGCTGCGGGCAGGCATCGGGGGCGCGGCAGGCATCGTGCTCGGCCTGGTCGCCACCCTGGTGATCAACGCCATGGGCATCACCCTGTCGGGCTCGACCGGCGGCTTCTCGATGGGAGGTGGCCGCGGCGCACCCGGCGGGCAGCCCTCCGGGATGCCGAGCATGGCCGGCGGACAGGCCGGTGGCGCACCCGCAGGCGGGGGCGGTGGCATGGCCGAGCGGGCGTCCAATGCCGTGAACGTGGTGTTGCACAGCCCGGTGAGTATCCAGATGATCGCGATCGGCCTGGCGGCGGCGCTCGTCGGCGGCCTGCTGGCCGGCGTGATCGGAGGCTGGCGTGCAGGCGGAATGCGTCCGGCCGAAGCCCTGAGGAGCGTGGAGTGATGTACACCCTGACTGATGTGACCAAGACCTATGCCGGCAAGCATCCGGTGACCGCGCTCGACCGCGTGACGATCACCATCCCCGACGGCCAGATGGTGGCCATCGAGGGGCCCACCGGCGGTGGCAAGTCGACGATGCTGCAGATGTTGGGCGCGCTCGACGTGCCCACCAGCGGCACGGTGACACTCGACGACGTGGAGTTGTCCGACGCCGGCGAGCGACGGCTGCAGGAGGTGCGCGCCGAACGCGTCGGCATCGTCTTCCAGAACTTCAACCTGATCGCCACCCTGTCGGCGCTGGAGAACGTGCAGACGGCCCTGGTGCCGCTGGGCGTGGGCGCCGAGGAACGCCTGGAACGTTCGCGGGCGGCGCTCGACCAGGTGGCGATGGGCGATCGGGCCGACCACCTGCCCAGCGAGTTGTCCGGGGGCCAGCAACAGCGGGTTGCGATTGCCCGGGCGCTGGTGAAGCGTCCCCGGGTGTTGCTGGCCGACGAGCCCACCGGAAACCTGGATGGCCCCATGCGCGACGAGATCCTGGCGCTGCTGCATTCCAGCTGGCACGCAATGGGTCTGACGGTGATCATGGTCACCCACGACTCGCGGGTGGCGGCCAGCGCGCAGCGTCGGCTGCGCATCGCCCACGGACGGCTCAGCGAGATCGGGGACGGGCGTCGGGCCGGCGCGGACGAGCCGGACGGGGCCCGGGGAGATCCCGGTGGGGCACGGCGCTCCCCCGCTCCGGCCCAGGACCACCCGGACGACGCGCTCGAGGACGCGACGCCGGGCGCATCGCACCAGCCCACGGCACCGGGGACGTACGAGGAGCGTCCGCTGGGCTGAGCTGAGCCGAGCTGGTGACGATGGAGGGGCCCCGACCGGTGACGACCGCCCGGGGCCCTGTCGTCGTTCACCGTGGCGGCGGCTCGCCGCGACCGGTCCCGGCGGGCAGCGCCCCGGCATGGCGAAACCCCCGGTCGGGATCCCGACCGGGGGTTTCTTCGGAGCCGTCTACGAGAGTCGAACTCGTGACCTACGCTTTACGAGAGCGTCGCTCTACCGACTGAGCTAAGACGGCCTGCCGCTTGCGCAGCGCGTTCACTATACCGACCATCGCGGAATTCGGGCGAATCCTGCGTCGGCGAAGCGACTATTGCGCCGTTCCGGCGTCGCTGGCAGCGGTCGGACGCGAGGGGCCGGCACCGTCGTCACTCCCGGCCGGACCACCCGTCCCGGACGCATCTGCCGATCCGGTGGGTCCGCCCGTGCCGGACGTCTTACCCGCACCCGTCCCGTCGACCAGCGGAGCCGCCCCGGCAGCGCCGGGCACATTGGGCACCGCCGCGTCGGCACGGCGCCGCTTGGTACGCGGTTTCTTCTTCTTGCGGGGCGTCGCCGCAGCGCACTGGCAGGCGCTGGCCTGCGCCAGCGGACAGCTGGACTGTTCGCCGTCGCGCGTGCGCACCAGCAGGGCATCATTGGGCACTTGATGGCCGATCACCGTGCCCTCACCGGCCGGCGTCATCACCGTGGTGCCCACCTTCGGCGCCCGGGCATGGAAGTCCTCGTAGGCCTGCTGTTCGTAGCGCAGGCAACACATCGCATGGCCGCACACCCCGCAGCGCTGCACGGCACTGACCAGCATGCCCTGCTCGCGTGCCAGGCGCAGCGACACCGGGTCGAGCGTCAACATCGACGAGCAACACAGCGGACGCCCGCAGGGCCCCACTCCCCCGGTGAGCCGCGCAGCATCGCGTGCCCCCACCTGACGCAGGTCAATGCGGCTGCGCAGCGCACGCACCAGGTCGCCCAACAGCGCCCGGAAGTCCACCCGCTCGGGCGATTGGTAGTAGAACACCGTCAAGCGGTCGTAGTCGGACGACTGGTCAAGGAAGTCGACGGCCAGCAGCTTCATGGCCAACCCGTGGCGTTCGATCAGCAGGCGCGCCACCTCGGCGGCATCGGCCCGCACCTGCCGGTTGGCCTCGTCGCGCGCCAGGTCGGCGGGGGTCGCCGCCCCGGCACACACCGGCACCGCGTCGGGCAGGTCGACGTCGCCACGCCAGACCACCCGGGCCACCTCGCGGCCGTCCTCGGTGGGGTACAGCACCTGATCGCCGATGGCGTGCTCGTGGCCGCCGGCCGCCAGGTAGTGCAGCTGGCCGTGCGGCTGGAACTCCACCGCCAGGACGCTCGCCATGGCCCGAACACTATCCCGGGCGCCCGGCCGAATTCACCCCCGGCTCCGGACATGACGGGGCCCGGCGTCCCCATCGGGGAGCACCGGGCCGGGTCACGATGACGTTGCGGGGCAACGCCGGTCAGGAACTCAGAATTCGGCTTCCTGCTTGCGGCGCACGCGCGAGCGGCGGATGCCGCCGTCCAGCGACCAGCCGCCGGCTCCCACCAGCAGGAACACGAGTCCGATGCCGGCGAGCAGCAGTTCGATGTCACCGGAGAAGCCGGCCGTGCCCGCCACGAAGGGGTTGAAATCGCCCCAGCGGTAGAAGGCGATCGTCAGGCCCGCCAACACCGTGGTGAGCGCCCCGGCCACCCTGGCGCCGAAGCCGAAGACGAACATCACCGCCATCACCAGTAGCAACACCGACAGCCCCCAGGTGACCATGCCAGCGCGGGGGATGCCGATGCTCACCAGGGCATCGACGACGGGCTGGCGCTCGGTGAGCATCTGGTAGCCGTAGACGCCGATGATCACGGCAGTGACCAGGCGCATCAGGAACAGGCCGAGCGCCGGCGCGAACTTGTCGGTGCTGGGACCCTGCGGCTTCTCGATCACCAACGGCTCCTGGGGCTGTTGGGCCACCGTGCCGAGACGACGCTCGCGTGCCGCCCGTTCGCGGGCACGCTGGGCGGCCTCCTCCTGCTTGACCCGGGCGGCCTCCTCCTGCTTGACCCGGGCGGCCTCCTCGCGGGCCTTGCGCTCACGGTCGGCCGCGGCGGTGTCGATCACGGGCTTCTGGGTTGCGGTGTCGGCCATGTCGCGCGCGCTGCTGTTGTGGCTCAGGTCGGCGCCGAACACCGTGGACGCGGCGACCACGGGCATGTTCGGCATCGACGACACGCTCGCGGCAGCGCTGGATGCCTCGTTGGTCACCTGCTGGCTGCGCTCGGTGGAGCTGTCAGAGGTGGTGCGCAGGAACGACGAGGTCGCCGATCCGGCGGGCACGGCGGCCTCACCGGACGCGGCACCCTGACCGGTCGCAGCGGCGGAACCCGGGGCACCGTCGCGTGCGGCGAGCTCGGCCGCCGTCATGAAGCCGGGGCGGGGACCCGCATCGGGTGCGCTGAAATCGGGGACGCCACGACCGCCGACGGGGGCCGGCGGTGCCGGCACGGTGCCGGCCATCGACGTGGGGAACTGGCGTGCCGGCGGCTGCGCGGCACCATCTGCCGACACGGGCTGGGTTCCGGTGGCACCGGAACCGGGGGCCTGCGGCGCGGCGGGTGCGGGCGTTCCTGCGCCCGGGACCGGCGTTGCGGGCTGGGCGGGCGTCGGCTGGGCCGGGCCCGCCGGGTTCTGGCTCGCGGGGTTCTGGCCCGCCGGAGTCTGGCCTGCGGGGCTCTGGGCAGCGGGCGCCTGGTTCGACACGAAGGGAACCGCCTTCGTCTGACCGATGCCCGTGGCCTCGGCGGCCTGGGTCGGCGAGGGCGCGGGGACCGCACCGAAGCCGGGATGGAAGCCGGGCGCCTGGTGGTCGGTGGCCGCCGGGGCGGCCTGCGCGGCCTGCGCGGCCTGCGCTGCGGCATCGGGCTGTCCGGCCGCGTCGGTGGACGCGGGCCTGGGGCCGGGCTGGGCACCCGGCTGGGTCAGGGGAGCCGTCGCATCAGCTGCCGACGGCGCTGCGGGCGCAACCGGCTGCGCGTCCGTCGCGGGCTGACCTGCGGGCGTGGAGGTTCCCGTGGCGTCCGGCACGGGAGCGGCACCGCCCTGGCCAGCAGCCGGCTCGGGCGCCGGCTGTGCGGCGTCGGTGGGTTCGCTCACGCTGTCGTAGAGGTTGTCTTTCTTGTCCCTCGTCGTCACAGGTTGATCCTCTCGTGCTGGTGCAGTCCGAGCTGTCAGACAAAATGGTCAGACTGCTTCACAGCCCATCTTTCCCGCCCGAGGCCGCCCCGGCCGCCGGTGACACGCCCCCGGACACGATCCGTGCCCCCACAGCCGCAGCCCGCGTCAGGATTGCGTCGCGGTGCCCAGTTGCAACAACAGGGCCTCCATGGCGAGCAACGGGTTCACATTGGTCTCCAACGCCTGGCGGCACTCGAGGATCGCGTCAATGCTGTGCAGCGTCTGCTCCGGCGTGGTGGCAACGGCGGCACGTGCCACATCGGCGCGCATCTCGGCGTTGATCAGCCCCACCGTGTGGGTCGGCGGCTCATCGAGCGCCCCCTCGACCACGCCACTGGCCGAATGCAGGCCCGAGGGGTCCACGGCACCGGTCTGCACGGCCAGCACATCGCGGTACCAGGTGGTCAGCTCGGTGAGGCTGCGGTCCAGCGCGTCACGACGCACCCGCTTGGCGCGGGCCTTCTGCTGGTCCTCCAGGTCGCGCAGCGCCGCAGCCGCATGGCGGGGACGCGCACCCTTCGTGCCGAAGCCGAGTGCCTCGGACAGCCGCGCCCGGTCGGCCTCGTCGAGCCTGCCGGTGATGCGATCCGCCTCCGCATCGGCGGCCTTCACCAGGTCGTCGGCCACCGTCAGGCAGGCCCCCACGCTGGTCAGCCGCGAGGGCACCAGCAGCACGGCATGGCGCGCATTGCGCACCTTCTCGTCACGCGCCAGCGCCCGGGCCCGGCCGATATGGCCCTGGGCCGCCTTGGCCGCATATTCGGCCATGGCTCGGTCAATGTGGTCGCGTTCCACCAACAGCCGCACCACATCGGAGTTCGGCGGCGTCCGCAGCGCCACCTGGCGGGTGCGCGAGCGGATCGTGACGATCACATCGTCGGGAGTGGGCGCGCACAACACCCACACGGTCCTGGCGGGTGGCTCCTCGAGGCTCTTCAGCAGGGCATCGGCGCCCCGGTCGGTGATGCGGTCGGCGTCCTCCACGACGATCACCTGGTGGCGACCCATCGTGGGGCTCATGGACGCCTTGCGCACCAGGTCACGCACCTCATCGACGCCGATCGACAGCATCTCGGTGCGCACCAGGGTGACATCGGGATGGGCCCCTGACAAGGCAGTACGGCAGTCGTTGCACTCGCCGCAACCCCCGAAGCGGCACTGCAGCGCCGCCGCGAAGGCCCGCGCGGCATTCGAGCGACCCGAGCCGGGAGGGCCGGTGACCAGCCAGGCATGGGTCATGGCGTGCCCCGGTGCCGCGCCGTCCACGG
The window above is part of the Propionibacterium freudenreichii subsp. freudenreichii genome. Proteins encoded here:
- a CDS encoding DoxX family protein, with amino-acid sequence MTTRDKKDNLYDSVSEPTDAAQPAPEPAAGQGGAAPVPDATGTSTPAGQPATDAQPVAPAAPSAADATAPLTQPGAQPGPRPASTDAAGQPDAAAQAAQAAQAAPAATDHQAPGFHPGFGAVPAPSPTQAAEATGIGQTKAVPFVSNQAPAAQSPAGQTPAGQNPASQNPAGPAQPTPAQPATPVPGAGTPAPAAPQAPGSGATGTQPVSADGAAQPPARQFPTSMAGTVPAPPAPVGGRGVPDFSAPDAGPRPGFMTAAELAARDGAPGSAAATGQGAASGEAAVPAGSATSSFLRTTSDSSTERSQQVTNEASSAAASVSSMPNMPVVAASTVFGADLSHNSSARDMADTATQKPVIDTAAADRERKAREEAARVKQEEAARVKQEEAAQRARERAARERRLGTVAQQPQEPLVIEKPQGPSTDKFAPALGLFLMRLVTAVIIGVYGYQMLTERQPVVDALVSIGIPRAGMVTWGLSVLLLVMAVMFVFGFGARVAGALTTVLAGLTIAFYRWGDFNPFVAGTAGFSGDIELLLAGIGLVFLLVGAGGWSLDGGIRRSRVRRKQEAEF
- a CDS encoding DNA polymerase III subunit delta', which gives rise to MLPFDPAHPLVGVWSDLVGQQQAVRVLRRAVIGAEAAEAARVRSASGDAAAVDGAAPGHAMTHAWLVTGPPGSGRSNAARAFAAALQCRFGGCGECNDCRTALSGAHPDVTLVRTEMLSIGVDEVRDLVRKASMSPTMGRHQVIVVEDADRITDRGADALLKSLEEPPARTVWVLCAPTPDDVIVTIRSRTRQVALRTPPNSDVVRLLVERDHIDRAMAEYAAKAAQGHIGRARALARDEKVRNARHAVLLVPSRLTSVGACLTVADDLVKAADAEADRITGRLDEADRARLSEALGFGTKGARPRHAAAALRDLEDQQKARAKRVRRDALDRSLTELTTWYRDVLAVQTGAVDPSGLHSASGVVEGALDEPPTHTVGLINAEMRADVARAAVATTPEQTLHSIDAILECRQALETNVNPLLAMEALLLQLGTATQS